atacaccacattaacaaaatgaggaataaaaaccacatgatcatctgaatagatgcagagaaagcatttgacaagatctaatctccatttatgataaaaactctcaatacaatgggtatagaaggacagtatctcaatataataaaggccatatatgacaaacccacagccaacatcagactcacagggaaaaactgaaagccatccctctaattCGAAGAGAGATATTCCTGctatgttcaccacagcattatttacaatagccaagatatggaggcaacctaagcatctatcaatggatgaatggataaaaaagatgtatataccatggaatattactcagtcataaaaaagaatgaaattttgccatttgtgacaacatggatggacctggagggtattatgctaagtgaagtaagtcagagaaaaacaaatatcagatgatttcacttatatgtgaatctaaaaaacaaaacaaatgaagaaactaaacaaaacagaaacagactcataaatacaggaaacaaactggtggttaccaaggTGGTGAGGGGTTAGAGAGCAGGTGAAATAAGTGAAGGCGATTGaaagtacaaatttccagttataaaataaggcTGGGggatacaggcatacctcattttattgcacttcactttattgcactttgcagatattgcattttttacaagacttTCCACCATCAAAAatattatgactcactgaaggctaagatgatggttagcatttttcaggaataaattattttttaattaaggtacttACATTgctttttagacataatgctattgcacacttaacaggctacagtatagtgtaaacataacttttttatgcactgggaaaccaaaaaaatccGTGTGACTACTTTACTGCAATACTCGCTTTACTGCGTTGGTCTGGAACTAAACCCAtgatatctctgaggtatgcctgtaatgtacagcatagggaacgTGGTCAATAAcattataataactttgtatggtaacagatggtaactagacttgttgtggtgatcattttgtaatgtatataaatatcaaatcactatgatgtacatctgaaactaataggaAATACtgtatgccaattatacttcaattaaaaactaACCAAAAAACCAGAAGTGGAGTAAGCATCTAGCTCACTACCCAAGAGTTCTCATTCTGTGGTCCTCCTCCTGCGGCTCCCTTTGCTTAAACAGCCACTTTCCAGGCTTCTGTCCTTAGTCAGAGTCTTGCCTCTAGAACAGAGACATTCTTCTGAGGGAGTTCGAGACAACTGCGGTTTTCACCTCCGACCTCCATAGTAATGATGCCAGGCATGTAGTCGTCTTGGCCCAGACTGCTGCAGATTCACTGTCATCTACCCCAATGTCTACTGAACCATTACTTCCCCTAAATATTCAACAAGCCACCTGGACTCAACATGTCTGACACTGAGTGCTTCATCGGCACCTGCCACTTACTCCTAAGCTAAAACCTTCAGGCCATCCCAAAGGAGGCCTCGGCCTCCTCCTCGTCCCTATCCTCGTCACATCCTGTCATCACAGACAGCTTctaatctctctccctcctctctcttcctacGATCACCACGCCAGCCTGGGCCTTCTCTACTCTTGCACAGACCACCACAATGGTATCCAGCCTTGCCGctcttctccagcttctcctcctccactgccATAGAAAAGACTTTTCCTAAAGTGAATTTTACACTATTTCCTTACTTCAAAGCCTCTAAGCTGGCtaactctcccccaccccacgAATGCAGCCTGAGATAAAGCccaattcttttttctgaatTGCATTTAAGGCCAATTTCTCTAGCCACATCTCTTTCCCAGCCACTCAGTGCCACCCTGCACTCCCAGACCTAGCAGGCTGTTCTGCACTTCTGTGCCCTCGCCCTTGGTGCCAGGAATCAAACACCCCATCTCCCTGAACACCTCCTCACGTTGTTCCTGTGGTGCCCCTGCGATGACCAGAACTGTGTGTCGTGATTTCTATTCCTAGGTCCTCACACAATTCATAACACAATGCACGTTCTCAAAAATACGCTGAGTCCTTCTCTACTTAAGTCAAACTACGATACAGACTCATACTAAAGTTACTAAACCCTAGCATGACTTGGTTTCTGTGGCTCTCCACAGTCAAAGCGTTTATGGCAGAAAGCTTGATACAAACTAAACTATTCCTCTGAAAACGTTATCTAtcaacattttttcatataccaTGTTTTCCATGGATATTTTGATAACAAATATGTGACATTAGTTAGCAGTATTATTTTTAGGTCAGATTTCAGAATTTTAGATTAATGATGCATAGCATTTATTGACTACTTAGCACATACAAAACCTGTAAGTGTACTAGTCAgaagtcataaaagaaaataaaatggtattaTCAGAGGTTACAGTCtcagaattttgtttaaaatattaatagctaccatttattgaggacttactaTTTGCCAGGTGCTTTTCATAGCACAATCTGCTCAAAAACCTTACAAAATAGAtaattaactccattttacaaaggaggagaCTGGGACTGAGAATTCCACAGAATTGGCACCCAAACCCAGGCCTCTCTGTGATTAAAATGCTCCATAGTGTTTTCTCTGATATATAATGACCACCAAACGACTCAAGCACGGGCTCCCGACTGAGCTCACTCCCCACATCCATTCCCTCACCCAGCACGCCAACCACACAGGAGCACTGTTCCTGcgagaaactgaaaaacaaacatgaGCTTTGTATTCAGTACACCACTGTTGTTAAAGCAAACCCAGACAAAGTCCCGCTGAGAACTCTTCCAGTAAAacctctgcgtgtgtgtgtgtgtgtctcagcaGGAAGGCACCaaaagtttaacaaaaaaaaaatcctttttcaaGGGTACTTCATTAAAAGCCAAAGATTCAAAGATTCCACGAAATAACCCCCTAGATTTTACATACCTAAAAGTGACCCACTGACAAACGCAGCAGCAAAGTATGTCATGATCCAGACAACAGAAGCAGAATTGGCTAACTGCATAATATTTCTGCAAAATCAGGGATTTTATTATTATGATATAGTCATTACTTCAATTTACTTATTTGCTGCACTTTGACAATCCAGACCATCCTTTAGAGTACTTTCTGATACAAGCATCAACACAGCAGGACAAGTTATAATAATCTTGGCAGTCAAAAcccatgttttcattcatttatcttgTTTCACTTTCCATCAGCTACTATACTTCTGAAGCAAGCAAATGAAGGCTCAAAGCAGCATCTGAAAAACCACATTATGGTACTTACCACATTAAAGTTGATATGAGAAGACCCACGCCTACACAATCTATGAATACAACCCAAAGAAGCAGCTTGATTGTTTCAAAGAAGCCCATGTCCAGCACAAAGCCAAATCCTATAGTGGACACTGAAAAAGATTTATGAGATTCACTCAGGCACTTTGCCGGGTTCTGGGGATATGgggcacagcccctgccctccagatGCCCACAGTCTAGTGGGGGACACAGACATGTAAACCAAACCCCAAAGATGTGTTCTGTGTAACTGATTAAGAAacgtagagccagccctgatggcctggtggttcaagttcagcatgctctgcttcagcagcctgggttgagttcccgggtgcagaaccacacctctcatctgtcagtagccatcctgtggtggaggctcacatagaagaactagaaggacgtacaactagaatatacaactatgccctggggctttggagaggaaaaaaagaagactggcaacagatgttagctcagggcaaatctttcccaccaaaaagaaaaaaaaaatgcagaccaCCTTGGAACACAAAATGGCCACCAGGATATCTGAGGTTTACTGACGAGGCCCCTGTCTCTCTGTGGGTCACCGGGGCAgccccagcattcagaacaccactAGCCTGAAAAagcattaacatttttttaagtcgggttaatcatgaaaaaaatctgaCACACTTTAACACCTTAAAGGTGGTTAGGACCCTTTCACTACACTAGTGGAGAAACCAAGTAGTTTCTCAAGTTCATGTCAGTACTTCTACAACCCTCACTCTGGATTTGCCTGATTGTGACACGCAGTTTCTAATCGTGATATTCCTTTTCACAGTAGGTTTGCATTTGGGTATTGATTTATTTATCATAGTACTTAAAAGACAGAGCGATTGGGCCCAgcatggtggtgtagtggttgggttcacgcgccctgcttcaggagcctggggtttgcaggtttggatcctgggtgcagacctagcaccgctcatcaggctatgctgtggtggcatcccacataaaatagaggaagaccagcagagatgttagctcagggccaatcttcctcaccacagaTAAAAAAAAAGGACAACAAAAGAGTAACTCTGTCCTCTGCTTTTCAAAGTCCCGAGGTAACAGTTTACTCTGGTGTCTGCTTAGGATATTTAGAACCAGAAACAATACAATCTTCTTTCCTGTCAGAAGATTTCTGAGGCTTCAGAAAAGAAGACATAGCTTCAAATATCCCCAAATTCTGACCCATGATATGTTTATCAGGAAAGTCTCCTAATAACAAGTCCAACCTGAAACACTCAATTTGTTCTTCAACTCTATCGCAGATAAACTAACACTTACCACAGAGCCAGATACTTAACAGGACCAGGAAAGCAGGGTCATCTCTGGCCCACTGATCCTTTGTCTGCTTTCGATAATGAAAGTTTCTATAAACCCTCTGTGGGGACGTGAACAGGTAGAGCATCTGCCAGGCAGCGAACTCAAAGTCCATCTGCCGAAAGCGAAAAAGCCTTCTCAGGTATTTGTAGCGCTTCGCCCCAGCTGTGTGTCTTGCTGCATCCCGGGAACTCAGCGCTCCGTTCCCATGCGCTGGGGAATTCACTGAAGTACTCGGTAACATCTTCCTAGATAGAAGAAAAAACTTCTCTTACAAGTAGTCTGAAGAAACCGATCGCTGCTACTACCCTGCTTCTGAGTTACTTAGGAGGGAGGTCACTTCACATTTCTGCCCCAATACTTGAGAAAAGCCAGGGGTCAAACGCGAATGGAGATGTTTCTAAGGCTTGTTCCGGGGGCTGGAGAACTGCCAGCTGCACTTCCGGCAAGGACAGCCCCACGCCCTTCTGAGCCATCATCACACATTCACGCTTCACCTCCCTCAGTCCTCAGACAGCCCTCCCAGGTAGCTACtgttggagagggaggaagggaacagAGGCCCCGGGAGGTGAAGAAAGCCCCTCTTGCGCACACAGTGATGGAGTCAAAACTCAAACTCAGGCACCCTGACTCAAAATTCCGTGCTCTGAACCATCAAGCCTTTAAGGGGAAGCCTCTGTTTAAGCCAATTAGAAACAATGCTACCGACGAGGTAAAATAAATGGCCTATTGCTACAGGTCCATCAGCGCGTGACCAGCAAGCAACTCGTTTACTAGAAtgtgatattaaaaacaaagcaaatttcaAATCCACAGCGTTTTACTCCCCGAATAGTCCAGCAGTGGGAAGGACAGCGGGGGAGTGCCGCCGAACCAGTCGGAAGCCAAGCGAGCGCAGGTCACCGCCCGGCCCCCCTGCCCCGGCGGCCCAGCCCGGCCTCCGGTTCCACTGCCCAGGCCTCCGGGACGCCAGCAAGCGCCTCGCCGGGCCCAGCTGCTCCCCGCCAGCCCGGGGCCGCGGggagggttgccagatttagcaaataaaaacaaaggacgCCCGGTTACGTTTGAATCTCAGATACAAGAGTAACTTTCAGTCTGAGCATGTCAGAAACACTGCATGGGCCATACTCTCACTGACACACTAgtcgttgtttatctgaaattcaactgTAACCGGGCATCCTTGATTTCATCTGGCAACCCTACGGCAGGCCGAGCAGCAGGCCCCGGACATGGTCACTCCAGGGCCCAGTGACGTGGGACCGCGAGTCGCCGGAGGAAACGGCAGCGGGCGAGCCAGGGCGGCGCGCACACGGAGCCGTCGTCAGGCCTCACCTGGAACCCCGCTGCGGCCCCCACCCCGGGCCAGCCTAACCCGCCGCCTCCGCCCAGCAAGCGAGCCCAGCAGCGGCCCGGCCAACTTCCCTTCCCGCAACGTAGCCGGCGCGGGGGGAGTGACGCGCCCCGTGCGCCCACTTCCGCCGCGCGCGCGGCCTCTTGGGCCGGGTAGTCAGCCGCGGGGCCGCCGGAAGTTGTTGCTGTCGGCTTCCGCTTCCTTCTGCCGCGAGCCGCTCGGGTCGCAGCTGTAGTGGCTGTGAACGAGTCGGGACGCCGTGGGCTGGGGGCGCAGCCATGCCCCGGTATTACGAGGACAAGCCCGAGGGCGGCGCGTGCGCGGGCGTGAAGGAGGACCTGGGCGCCTGTCTGCTGCGGTCCGACTGTGTGCTCAAGGTAGCGCGGCCTGAAACGGGGAGGCGGTGCCCGGCGGAGGGCTCGCGGTCGGCCCGCGGGGGCCGTCAAGACGCGTGACCCAGATAGCCGTCCTAGGTGTCGGCCACAGCTCCAACTTCAGGAACTTGGGCAGATCTGCAGTCGCAGCCTTCGTTCCCTCCGGTGTTAGATTGGAGATAACGATACCGCCCCGTAGGGTTTTCTGTAAGGAGTAAACCACTCCGGCTCAATCACTTCGGTTTATTGAATGCTGCCGCTCTCCTCGGTTCTGGAGATGTAAAGGAGAATAATGGGTTTCTTGCGCCCTAGAAAATGAGACTCTGTAGAGTGAATTACCAGAGAATTACATAAACCTGGTACACTCTTGGCTAGTAATTTCTCCTTTCCCTGTTCAGTTGTGGCTAAACGTGTACTCTGCCCTGTGTTGGTTTGAATTTGTTTCTCAGTTGCAGTTCTGTACATTCTTGGGTAAGGTGTAAATGAGGCAGCTCGTATTTTCACCATTTTGTTTCTTGCTTCCCCTGCACTCCTCCCTCACTGCAGCCACAGGACTTCTCAGGAGCGCGTCTGAACGCCCTGAGGCACGCGCTGAGGTGCAGAGTTGCCTGGAGCCCTGGGTTCTGTCCTGGAGCCCAACTGAAGCACAAGTTTCCAATCGCAAAGGCCTGATGAGAGGGCCATCGATTGTGTgcagttatttttgcttttggagaTGTAATTTCAGGAAGTTGctattatttcaaagaaaagacaaCTACCCCAAAGTGGACATCCACCATGAGGCTATATCACTGTTTCTACTAATTCACGATTTACGTTTGGTTCACTGATATTAGCAGCCAGCCCGACTGGCCTCCCAGGTCTAGTAAAACTTCAGAGTTGTTATGAATTTAAGAGGTTATCTCATCCAACTTCTTTATACAGATGC
This genomic interval from Equus quagga isolate Etosha38 chromosome 5, UCLA_HA_Equagga_1.0, whole genome shotgun sequence contains the following:
- the UNC50 gene encoding protein unc-50 homolog isoform X1 — translated: MLPSTSVNSPAHGNGALSSRDAARHTAGAKRYKYLRRLFRFRQMDFEFAAWQMLYLFTSPQRVYRNFHYRKQTKDQWARDDPAFLVLLSIWLCVSTIGFGFVLDMGFFETIKLLLWVVFIDCVGVGLLISTLMWFISNKYLVKRQSRDYDVEWGYAFDVHLNAFYPLLVILHFIQLFFINHVILTDTFIGYLVGNTLWLVAVGYYIYVTFLGYSALPFLKNTVILLYPFAPLILLYGLSLALGWNFTHTLCSFYKYRVK
- the UNC50 gene encoding protein unc-50 homolog isoform X2, producing MLPSTSVNSPAHGNGALSSRDAARHTAGAKRYKYLRRLFRFRQMDFEFAAWQMLYLFTSPQRVYRNFHYRKQTKDQWARDDPAFLVLLSIWLCVSTIGFGFVLDMGFFETIKLLLWVVFIDCVGVGLLISTLMWFISNKYLVKRQSRDYDVEWGYAFDVHLNAFYPLLVILHFIQLFFINHVILTDTFIGYLVGNTLWLVAVGYYIYVTFLGYSDDHRRSGQTSLDLRHCHF